A window of the Cystobacter fuscus genome harbors these coding sequences:
- a CDS encoding GNAT family N-acetyltransferase, which produces MRTEHTSTTYVGTEYVEGYRPGLLGRIAELHGIYYAKAWGSGAEFEGMMAQELREFLAHYQAGRDLLLTAHLDGRLVGSIAVEGSQTDQPGARLRWVIVEEAYHGRGIGKELVRRALEFCRAAGFSRVYLWTVEGLPQSLGLYLNAGFRIVDRLPDDRYSVPLVNLLLERDLP; this is translated from the coding sequence ATGAGAACCGAGCACACGAGTACTACGTACGTGGGAACCGAGTACGTCGAGGGCTACCGGCCGGGCCTCCTGGGCCGGATCGCCGAGCTGCACGGCATCTACTACGCCAAGGCCTGGGGCTCGGGCGCCGAGTTCGAGGGAATGATGGCGCAGGAGCTGCGCGAGTTCCTCGCGCACTACCAGGCCGGCCGCGACCTCCTGTTGACGGCCCACCTCGACGGCCGGCTCGTCGGTTCCATCGCCGTCGAGGGCTCGCAGACGGATCAGCCGGGGGCGCGCCTGCGCTGGGTCATCGTCGAAGAGGCGTACCACGGCCGGGGCATTGGCAAGGAGCTCGTGCGGCGCGCGCTGGAGTTCTGCCGTGCCGCGGGCTTCTCGCGCGTCTATCTCTGGACGGTCGAGGGGCTGCCTCAGTCGCTTGGGCTTTACCTGAACGCGGGCTTCCGCATCGTCGACCGCCTCCCCGACGACCGCTACAGCGTTCCGCTCGTGAACCTGCTGCTGGAGCGCGACCTGCCCTGA